A single region of the Glycine max cultivar Williams 82 chromosome 20, Glycine_max_v4.0, whole genome shotgun sequence genome encodes:
- the LOC100816283 gene encoding uncharacterized protein isoform X2, with protein sequence MACWSAENATKAYLSTLKMCKEPDVAEFISALAAGNNAQLMVVACGGAADSTTLALVTAAHQTGGQVICIVPGHEELRASKIALGRMASHQVQFMVGEAQEVLLEHYDQAADFVLIDCNLENHEEILRAVQEGRKQNGTVVVGYNAFSCRKSCLACGSKTQLLPIGGGLLVTRFGVSETSPKYGSRMGKAKSRWVVKVDKCTGEEHVFRVRFPQRKVVQA encoded by the exons ATGGCTTGCTGGTCTGCAGAAAATGCCACGAAGGCCTACCTCAGCACTTTGAAAATG TGCAAAGAGCCAGATGTAGCAGAGTTTATATCAGCACTAGCTGCAGGAAACAATGCACAACTTATGGTTGTGGCATGTGGTGGTGCAGCAGACTCCACCACACTAGCATTGGTTACTGCTGCTCACCAAACTGGTGGCCAAGTCATTTGTATTGTCCCTGGCCATGAAGAGCTAAGAGCCTCCAAAATCGCCTTGGGAAGAATGGCTTCTCATCAAGTTCAATTCATGGTTGGAGAAGCTCAAGAAGTGCTTTTAGAGCACTATGATCAGGCAGCAGATTTTGTGCTCATTGACTGCAACCTTGAGAACCATGAAGAGATCCTTAGAGCAGTTCAAGAGGGTAGGAAGCAAAATGGGACAGTGGTTGTGGGGTACAATGCATTTAGCTGCAGAAAGTCTTGCTTGGCATGTGGCTCAAAAACACAGCTTCTGCCTATAGGAGGTGGTTTGCTTGTGACAAGATTTGGTGTGAGTGAAACGAGTCCAAAATATGGAAGCAGAATGGGAAAGGCCAAAAGCCGTTGGGTTGTGAAGGTAGACAAATGCACAGGCGAGGAACATGTGTTCAGGGTCAGATTTCCTCAAAGGAAAGTGGTCCAAGCTTAA
- the LOC100816283 gene encoding uncharacterized protein isoform X1, with the protein MACWSAENATKAYLSTLKMGQKCKEPDVAEFISALAAGNNAQLMVVACGGAADSTTLALVTAAHQTGGQVICIVPGHEELRASKIALGRMASHQVQFMVGEAQEVLLEHYDQAADFVLIDCNLENHEEILRAVQEGRKQNGTVVVGYNAFSCRKSCLACGSKTQLLPIGGGLLVTRFGVSETSPKYGSRMGKAKSRWVVKVDKCTGEEHVFRVRFPQRKVVQA; encoded by the exons ATGGCTTGCTGGTCTGCAGAAAATGCCACGAAGGCCTACCTCAGCACTTTGAAAATG GGTCAAAAGTGCAAAGAGCCAGATGTAGCAGAGTTTATATCAGCACTAGCTGCAGGAAACAATGCACAACTTATGGTTGTGGCATGTGGTGGTGCAGCAGACTCCACCACACTAGCATTGGTTACTGCTGCTCACCAAACTGGTGGCCAAGTCATTTGTATTGTCCCTGGCCATGAAGAGCTAAGAGCCTCCAAAATCGCCTTGGGAAGAATGGCTTCTCATCAAGTTCAATTCATGGTTGGAGAAGCTCAAGAAGTGCTTTTAGAGCACTATGATCAGGCAGCAGATTTTGTGCTCATTGACTGCAACCTTGAGAACCATGAAGAGATCCTTAGAGCAGTTCAAGAGGGTAGGAAGCAAAATGGGACAGTGGTTGTGGGGTACAATGCATTTAGCTGCAGAAAGTCTTGCTTGGCATGTGGCTCAAAAACACAGCTTCTGCCTATAGGAGGTGGTTTGCTTGTGACAAGATTTGGTGTGAGTGAAACGAGTCCAAAATATGGAAGCAGAATGGGAAAGGCCAAAAGCCGTTGGGTTGTGAAGGTAGACAAATGCACAGGCGAGGAACATGTGTTCAGGGTCAGATTTCCTCAAAGGAAAGTGGTCCAAGCTTAA
- the LOC100816801 gene encoding probable leucine-rich repeat receptor-like protein kinase At5g63930, protein MVLSVLLLLFSLVFLLSNPTWVCGNGELRALMDMKASLDPESLYLPSWSINGDPCDGSFEGIACNEKGQVANVSLQGKGLLGKLSPAIAGLKHLTGLYLHYNSLYGEIPREIGNLTELVDLYLNVNNLSGEIPREIASMENLQVLQLCYNQLTGSIPTQLGALEKLRVVALQSNNLTGAIPASLGDLGMLVRLDLSSNNLFGSIPTSLADALSLKVLDVHNNTLSGNVPPALKRLDDGFLYEYNLGLCGVGFSSLKACNASDRVNPSRPEPYGAATRDIPETANVKLPCRGTQCLNSSKSSQSTSVTAGIFVVIIALCAIGVWTFAIYRRRKQKLGDSFHISDSHLNTDEAIGAYRKNGSPLVSLEYSTGWDPLADSRNFNGYNQDIFQSLRFNLEEVESATQYFSELNLLGKSSFSATYRGVLRDGSVVAVKSISKTSCKSDEAEFMKGLHMLTSLRNDNVVRLRGFCCSRGRGECFLIYDFVPNGNLSRFLDVKVGGGEVLEWSTRVSIVKGIAKGMAYLHAYKANKPVLVHQNISADKVLIDQRYNPLLADSGMYKLLTNDIVFSALKGSAAKGYLAPEYATTGRFAETSDVYAFGVLLFQILSGKHEITSSIRLAAESSKYQEFMDPNLHGRYFEYEAAKLAKIALLCSHESPFERPSMDAIVQELGNCSSCL, encoded by the exons ATGGTGCTTTCAGTACTACtacttttgttttctcttgTGTTTTTGCTCTCAAACCCAACATGGGTGTGTGGGAATGGAGAGTTAAGAGCACTGATGGATATGAAGGCCAGTTTGGACCCAGAGAGTCTTTATCTACCCTCTTGGAGTATCAATGGTGATCCATGTGACGGATCTTTCGAAGGAATAGCATGCAATGAGAAGGGTCAGGTGGCAAATGTTTCTCTGCAGGGAAAGGGTCTCTTAGGGAAGCTTTCACCAGCCATTGCTGGCCTCAAGCACTTAACTGGACTCTACTTGCATTATAACTCTTTGTATGGAGAGATACCAAGAGAGATTGGAAACTTGACTGAGCTTGTTGATTTGTATTTGAATGTGAATAATCTGTCCGGGGAAATCCCTCGTGAGATCGCCAGCATGGAGAACTTGCAAG TTTTGCAGCTTTGTTATAATCAGTTGACAGGAAGCATTCCTACACAGCTTGGTGCTTTGGAAAAGCTGAGAGTTGTTGCTTTGCAGTCAAACAATTTAACCGGTGCCATCCCTGCTAGTCTAGGTGATTTGGGTATGCTGGTGAGGCTAGATTTGAGTTCTAATAATCTCTTTGGTTCCATTCCCACTAGCCTAGCTGATGCTCTTTCACTGAAGGTTTTGGATGTTCACAACAATACCCTTTCTGGGAATGTACCTCCTG CTCTTAAGAGACTAGATGATGGATTTCTGTATGAATACAATTTGGGGTTATGTGGAGTTGGGTTTTCATCACTGAAAGCTTGCAATGCTTCGGATCGTGTCAATCCTAGCAGACCTGAACCTTATGGAGCAGCCACAAGAGATATCCCAGAAACTGCTAATGTGAAGTTACCTTGCAGGGGAACTCAATGCCTTAATTCATCAAAATCCAGTCAATCCACATCAGTTACTGCTGGCATATTTGTGGTTATAATTGCACTGTGTGCAATTGGTGTTTGGACATTCGCAATATATCGTCGAAGGAAACAAAAGCTTGGAGATTCTTTTCATATCAGTGACAGTCATCTAAACACTGATGAAGCCATTGGAGCATATAGGAAAAATGGATCTCCTTTGGTCAGCCTTGAGTACTCTACTGGATGGGACCCTTTGGCTGATAGTAGGAATTTCAATGGGTATAACCAAGATATATTCCAGAGtttgaggttcaacttggaggAAGTGGAGTCAGCTACTCAGTATTTCTCTGAGTTGAATCTTTTGGGTAAGAGTAGCTTTAGTGCAACATATAGAGGAGTTTTAAGAGATGGATCCGTTGTTGCTGTGAAGAGCATCAGCAAAACAAGTTGCAAGTCAGATGAAGCTGAGTTTATGAAGGGATTGCACATGTTGACCTCACTGAGGAATGATAATGTAGTGAGGTTGAGAGGATTTTGTTGTTCAAGAGGACGAGGTGAATGCTTtctgatttatgattttgttcCTAATGGAAACCTTTCACGCTTCCTGGATGTTAAGGTAGGAGGTGGAGAAGTCCTTGAATGGTCAACTAGAGTTTCTATTGTGAAAGGGATTGCTAAAG GTATGGCATATTTACATGCATACAAAGCAAACAAGCCCGTTTTGGTTCACCAAAACATCTCAGCTGACAAAGTACTCATTGATCAGCGGTACAATCCATTACTAGCAGATTCTGGCATGTACAAGCTTCTTACTAATGATATTGTCTTCTCCGCGCTCAAGGGTAGTGCAGCAAAGGGTTACTTGGCGCCTGAATATGCCACCACTGGCCGGTTTGCCGAGACAAGCGATGTTTATGCTTTTGGGGTGCTGCTTTTCCAAATCCTTTCAGGGAAGCACGAGATCACAAGCTCAATAAGGCTTGCTGCAGAGTCTTCCAAGTACCAAGAATTTATGGACCCAAATCTCCATGGAAGATACTTTGAATATGAAGCAGCTAAACTGGCAAAGATAGCTTTGCTTTGCTCCCATGAATCTCCTTTTGAGAGGCCATCCATGGATGCCATTGTTCAAGAACTGGGGAATTGTAGTAGCTGTCTCTga